Genomic DNA from Selenomonas sp. oral taxon 126:
ACCGACTTCATCCAAGATGAGTTCGTAAACATCCTCGACCGTCTGCGCAGCGTCGGCGCAGAGCTGCTGCGCGCCTCGCTCTCCTTCCTCCTCACTGCGTTTGGCAAGGTCATCGACTTCGTCATCATCATCTTCGTATCGTTCTATCTTCTGAAGGATGGTCTCACGATCAAACTCTGGCTCGCAGATCTCTTTCCGGACACCGCGCGGCGGCGTGTTCTCCGCCTCTTTGACACCCTCCTCACAGCGCTGCGCGCCTATATTTGCAGCCAGCTCGTCCTGTGCGCCATTACGGGCGTTGTCGTCCTCGCATACTTCAAACTCATGGGGCTCCCGTACGCCTCCGTCTTTGCCCTGCTCTCGGGCGTCGGCGAGTTCATCCCCGTGCTCGGGCCAACCGTTGCCTCGACCCTCGGCGTCCTGATGACGGCGGCATCGGCACGGGAGCTGATCGCGCAGACGGCGCTCTTCTACGTCGCGCTCACGCAGGTCAATCACAACATCGTCTATCCCGCCCTCGTCGGCAAATCTCTCCACCTGCATCCCGTCGCCGTCATCCTCGGCGTCGTCTTCGGCGGGGAGCTCCTCGGCGCGGCGGGCATGTTCCTCGCCGTCCCAATCATTGTCATCGTGAAGATCGTCATCACGGACATCTACCGCGACCGCAGGGAGATACAGAAGGCGGAGGAGGGCGAACAGTAAATCAGCAGAATCACCGGCAGCTCTGTCGGTGATTTTTATTTGAGGAAGCACTGATAAATTCAGCACCGCCATCTTGGAGCATCCTTTTCGCCCTGCCTGTGTCAACAAATCCTCCACATAGCACAACGGCTATGCGTCCGGTTTGTTTCCTTGGCAGGACAAAAATTCTGCACCAATCTGACGGACTTCATTTTATCAGCGATTCCTTGAATTTATTTTCTTAAAAGAATATAATGGACTCTAGTGAAATGTGTTTTCTTTTCACGTGTGGCAGGAAGGTCAAGGAGGAAGGCATATGTGCGCGCAGTTTGCATTTGTCGAGAAGCATGATGAGCGGCTGTATCAATATATGATCGAGGTGGAGAAGAATGCGCGTCTGCGTGTCAACAACTGCTCGACGACGCTGCGCTGCGCACTGGAACGCATTGCGAAGCTCGCCATAACGCGCGCCGGGGTGGATGAGAGCGCGCTGCGGGAGGCGTACCATGACATTGCCGAGCCGAAGAGAAAGTACAAATGGGATCTGTATGATATGATCGAGGCGTTGACCTCTGAAAAGATAAAAAGGAGTCTCGGGCTGAAGAATCCCCCGCTGCCGCCTCTTAACAATACGCGGCTCCTCTATCAAAGCGGGCAGTATAAATCGGTCAATACGTACACGGCTCTGCGCGACTTCGGTAATGCAGGTTCGCACGATGGGAAGACCAGGCAGGACGAGGCACAGCTGAGCTTTGATAATCTCAGGCTTTGCCTTGCAAGTCTGCATAACTTTTTAATATGGTTCTTTCATGAGAATCAGACAGCCCGATTCGATGCGGATCTGATGGATATTGCGGACTACAGTATTACGGAGAGTCTGGGCGAGCCGCCCGATGGGAAGCGCACGCGCTGCATCCACGAGTATCTGGGAGAGCGTCAGACGGGGACACGCGGTGCTGTGCGCTGCGCGATTCTGCGCCAGTATCGGCGCGGGGACGTGTCGGAGGAGCTTCTCACGCGCAATATGGATTTTCGTGATGCAGTGACAGAGAGCGATCCGGACGAAGCGCCGCGCGGGCTGATCCGTGATGTGCGCTTGCTGGACGCGGATGCGAGCGAATTCTCCATTGTGGTCTACGAGTTCCCACGCAAGCCCGTGCGTCTGCGCGATGCCCTCCCCCTGCTCACACCGGAGGAACGCCGCCTCATCTGCCGCGAGATTGCGGCGTGCTTCCGGGAGCTGCACGGCGGTGCCGAGCCGTTCTATCATCGTCTGCTGACCCACGAGAGTGTCTATGTCTGCGATCTTGGGAAGGAGGGGGCGCACAAGTGGAGGCCGTACATCAAATTTGACTTTGCCAAGATCACGACGGACGACGGGAGCCTCACGGTGATCGGGGATGCCATGCGCGCCAAGCGGAGTGTGCGTGAGAAGGAGGTCGAGAAGTACATTTGCACGGATGCGTGGGAGCAGCAGGACTGGGCGTATGCCGACTGCTATGCACTCGGCGTTCTCTTCGGCGATATTCTGTGCGGGGAGATCCGCAGCCGCGAGGCGGAGCCGGCAGATCTCGAGGCGGCGGGATGCAGCGCTGCAACGGCGCAGATGGTCGATGATCTGATGCGCGGTGCTGCGGGGGCAGATGAGGCATTTGCCGTGCTGCGTGAGGGGTGATGAGATGGAGCAGACAATCGTAGGGAAGCCGCACACATACGTCATCCGGAATCCGCTCACGGAGACGAACTGCAGCAGAACCTATCTCGCCAAGGACGAGGATACGAAGCGAAAGGTGTTCATCAAGGCGATTGATGTCCCGCAGGAGTGCCGGGAACGACGGGCGGTGCTGGAGGACGCAGTGCGTGAGGCACAGGCGATGATCCAGGTAGGCGCGGAGACGCATCGCGTGCCCACCGTCTATGAGTACTTTCATGATGAGGCACAGAAGATGTTCTACATCGTCATGCAGAACATCCCGGGGAAGACGCTCGGAGAGAGGATGACGGAGCTTGACGAGGGGGCGTTCCTCCGCGTCATGAAGGACATCGCCTCTGTCCTCGTGCGGATGCACAATCCGAAAGGACCGCATTACTATCATCGCGATCTCAAGCCGGACAACATCATTGTCGGGAAGTACGGCGATGGATATCTGGTCGACTTCGGCTCGTCCGTCAGCTACACGCTCAAGGATCAGGAGGGTACACCCGGCTACCGCGCACCCGAGATGACGCGGCGTCTGGCGATGGAGAGCCGCTCGGGGGCGGACATCTTCTCGATGGGCGTCATCCTCTACGAATACTACACGCAGGTGCGCCCTGCGATGGGGCGGAATAGGGAGTACATGGCGAACCGCGACGGCTCGGCATGGGAGTGGTTCAAAGAGCCCGCTGCGCTGCAGCCCCGGCTGCCTGCGCCTGTGAATGCGCTCATCGTGAAGTGCATGCGGCTGAACCCCAAGGAGCGCGGCGATGCAAAGGATTTGGAGCGGGCGCTGGATGCGCTCCTCCGGCGCGCGAGGAATGGAGGCAGGGGACATGGCAGAGTACAGTGACGTGGTGCAGGAGCAGCTGCAGTCGCCGACCGTGCGTGCGGGATATGACAAGATGCTGGAAACCTACGGCATCGATCCCGCGTGGCAGGCGCTCCCGCATGCCGTGACGCCGTCCGAGGAGACGCTGCCCGATATCGAGGCATGGAGGGAGCGGCATGGCTGAGGGATCAATTTCGTTTTTTGAACCGATTCGGGTGGACGGATTCCTGTATCTCCTTTTGATTTCCGATGACATTGCACAGGAACGGAGCTTTCTCCGGCTTCGGCATCAAAAAAAATATCTGGGCTATATCTATGAAGATAGAGATGGAAAAGATAAGGTCATCCTCAGTGCCGACGGCAAAATAATCAAGTGCAAGTTCAGCGATAGAATGAATCGGGTTTTGATCATTGTATCAATCTATCCGCTCAATTTTATGAGCCATAATATGTTGCTGCGGAAAGGCGTACCGATCGAGGTGCGTGAAACCGTTATCATGGTAAGGGTGAAGAATGATAGGCTCCGGGGACTCTATACCCGAACACAGCATCTTGAAAAGCCGTATTCGCAGGGGGGGAGTACCGGATACAATGACACGTCCTACACGCCGGCACGTGGTGAATCTTACACTGAAGTGCTGGAGGAGCAGCTGCGCGCTCGTGCGAAAATATCAGGGATGTCGGCAGCAGAGGACGAAGACGCCGAGGAGTCCTACACCCCTCATCAGTCCCTTGAAAAGATGCTCAGTCTGGCGGAGCGCTATTCCTACTACGAACACGAGATTGCCGAGCGCGCGTGGCAGAAGCCGGAGAACATGCTGGACTATACGCGCATCGAGCCGCTGGCGTACGATCGGCGGGATCGGACGGCGTACTCCTTTTTCTTCCCCGCGCGGCAGGACTTCGAGGAGCGCAGCTTCGCGAGCCGTCAGCAGGTCGAGGTCTACGATGACAATGTCGCGGAGCAGCCCTCCCATACGGCGGAGGTCATCACACTGGTAAAAGGGGGGGAGGAGAACCGCATCGATCTCCTCTTCAAGGAGCAGGTCGGCATCGACGACTTCAGCCCCACGGGCGGGAATATCCGTCTCTGCAGCTCCACGGTCGTGCGCGATGTGCAGCAGGACGCCGTCCGCAAGCTGCGCAGCGGAGGGGCGGACTGCCCCGCGCGGTACATGGACGCCGTGTTCGGCACGCATCAGCTGCTCGGCTTCGATGCACCCGATCTCCGCGCACTCGAGGCGGAGCTGCAGAGCCGGGGGCTCAGACCCGCCCAGATTCAGGCGGTCATGGACGGCATCCGCTCGCGGGATATCTATCTCGTGATGGGTCCGCCCGGCACGGGGAAGACAACGGTCATCACCGAGTGGGTGAAGCATTTCGTCCGCGCGAAAAAATGCGTGCTCATCTCCTCGCAGAACAACAAGGCGGTCGACAATGTCCTCGTCAAGCTCAAAAAGGAACAGGACATCAACATGATCCGCATCGGCTCGGAGGAGAAGGTCGAGCAGGCGGTGCATCCCTATCTCTTTGAGCACAAGGTCGAGGAAACCCGCCGCAGGATTGAGGAGCAGTCGGCAGAGAACATTGCACGCCTGCGCCCGATCGAGGAGCAATGGAGGGAGCTGCAGGGGCGGCTCGACGCACTCTCTGTGGATGTCAAATCCATGGATGTGCTCCTGCAGAAGGTGTGGCGGGAGCTGCTTCCTCCCCTGCGGGCAAGCGGGGAACAGATGGCGAACGCCTATGCAGCGCATCGCGCGGCGGCAGCGGATGCCGCAGAGAAGCGCGCGGACGTGCGCCGCCGCTATGAACGGATTACGGGCTATGCCACAGAGGGGCTGGCAGGGCTGTGGGGACGGCTGCGCCGTATGATCGACCAATACCCGATGCGGCGTGCGGTGCGCGCCTACGATCTGGCGCGCGCAGAGGAGCTCGCCTCGTGCAGCGCGTACAATGCGGCGCGCCGCAGCTACGAGCAGCAGTATCGGCAGGTGTACGAGAACGAGTTCATCGACCTCGTCCTGCGCAAGCGGTACTGTCAGCCGATCTTTGACGGTCTGCGTGCAGAGGTGGAGGAGGCGCGCCCCGGAAGCGATATCCCGTGGACGTTCTTTGTAATGGACTACCCGCAGGAAATGACGCGGGAGGGCGTGGAGTCCTATGCGGCGTTCGTCACAGGGGAGCTGCACCGCCTTTCCACGCTGCTCGCGCATCTCGAGGAGTGGCGCAGGAAGAATGCGACGGATCAGGACTACTCGCTCGGGAATATGATCCTCTCCTCGGTCGACCTCGTCGGCGCGACCTGCATCGGCGTCAACTCGCAGCGGCGCTTTGCCGACCTGAGATTCGATGTGACGATCATCGATGAGGCGGGGCAGATCCAGATTCACAACGCCCTCGTGCCGATGAGTGTCTCGAACAAGCTCATCATGGTCGGGGATCATCAGCAGATTCCCCCCATTGCGAGCGAGGAGCTGGTGGAGCTGTGCAGGGCCAATGACGTGGATACCGAGCTGCTCGGCAAGAGCCTCTTTGAGAAGATGTACGAGGACGAGGAACTGCCCGCTGCGAATAAGATGATGCTCGACACGCAGTTCCGTATGCCGCCCGAGATTGCGGCGATCATCTCGCGGGCATTCTACGGCGGGAACTATATCTCGCTCCCGGATTTCAAGTCGGACGTGACAAGCCTCTTTCCCGCACTCTCTGCGGCGCGGCTCGTTGTCATCTCCACCTCCGATGTGCGGGAACGCTTCGAGCAGAATATGGGGAATGCGGGCACGCGCAACGACCTCGAGGCACAGATTACGGCACGCATCCTGCGCGGCCTCCTCCGGTATACCGACTGCACCGCCGAGCACATTGGCGTCATTTCAGCGTACAAGGCGCAGGTGGTGGCAATCCGTGCGCTACTGGACGGCGTGCTCACACCAAAGGAGCGGGAGGACTCCGTTGCGACCCTCGACAGCTTCCAGGGGCAGGAGCGCGATATCATCCTATACAGCTTTACGCGCAGTGCGCGCAAGCCGCCCGGTGCCCCGCGCATCGGCTTTATGAGCGAGCTGCGCCGCCTCAACGTCGCAGTGACGCGCTGCAAAAAGATGCTCATCCTCATCGGCGACATGGACTTCCTGCAGACGTGCGAATATGTGCATCGGGATGAGGAGGGGCAGGAGGTGCCGGGGCGTTCGGAGGCGAAATTCGCTGCGTTCATCCGTGCCCTCATGGACGGTGTGCGCACGGAATCGCCGCCCGGGGAATGTATGACCTACGCGGAGTTCCGGCGGCGGATGGAGGCGGTCGAACATGGCAGATAAGACGAATCACGGCGCACAGAGCCCCGCACCGCAGCAGGCGGACGCGCACACACAGCGCGATCCGAAGACGTATTTTTTCCTCTGCAACGCCCTGCGCGAGATCATGCGGACATATCCGAAGCTCGAGGCGCAGCATATCGACTTTGCGGCTGCCGTCTACTATCCGATTGCGCTCGTCGATATTACGATGGAGGAGCGCGTCTTCGAGAACTACGAGGGAATCGAGCGGCACCTCCTCCAATTCGTTGCCGATATCGGCGCGGATCCCGCGCTGCTTGAGGCGACGACGGGGCTCAGCAGCGTCTACGTCAGGAAGCTGCTGGATGTACTGGACAGCTACGGGCATATCGAGAACGGCAGGCTCACGGCGCTGGGCAGGGAGTCGCTGCAGCGCGGGGAAAAGGTGACCTGTGTGCGCGTTGTGCAGCGGCTGCAGATGGACGCGCTCACCCTGCGGCTGCTCAAGGTGGAGGAGCTCATCCGAGAGGACGATCTTCGCGCGGGGCAGGAGCTCGGCGGGCAGATCGGCGGCATCCTGCCGGACATCGAGGGGATCTCCGTGGACACACTCAAACGCCAGATCGAGGCGCTGGATCTGAAAGAGGTGATGGAGCATGGCGAAAACGTTCTCCACGCCAATACGGAGTCGATTCAGAGCATCGTCTTCTCCGAGCTGCGCTACGCCAAATGCGTTATGACCGCGTTTCGGGATGGGGCGGAGGAGCCTGCATACTGCAAGCCGACCATCTTCGGCAGACGCCTCACTGTGGGGCGGCGGGGGAAAAAAACGGTCTGGATGCCGTTCTTCCTATATAGCGAAAAGGCGGCTGAATTCTTTTCGCCCGCAGAGGGGGACGCGGCGCAGGATTTGATCGCAGGAACGGAGGCGGAGCGGGCACAGGCGGATGCACTGCTCGCGCGGATTCTCGAGCGACAGCAGACCGTACACGCGAGAGACGAGGACGGGCACGCGGCAGCGCGTGAACTCTATGAGAAGGAGCTGCAAAGATGCTTCGATCTGACGAAGCTGTGGCTCAAGCCGCTCCCGTATGAGGAGACGGACATGGGGCTGATCGCCGACGTCTGGGCGGATGCCATTGTGCGCTGGCAATGGAATCTCGTGGACGTGCTGCTCGACCTCGAGCGGTACGGCGGCTCCGTGATCTCCTACCACTGGTGGTATGGTGGGACGCTGCGACTGCGGGCGAAGGACGAGCGCGTCCGGCGGCTTGCTGCAGATATCGCACGCGCCGTGGAGGCACACGGCATCCCGTTCATGCGTGACTATTGGAAGAAGCTCTTCCTGAACGATGCCGGCGGAACGGATGCAGACGGACGGACGCTCTGTGATCGTCTGGAGGCATCCCTCGACGACGCACGACTGGATGCCTACGCAAAGGAACGCAAGGCGCGCGAAGCACGCGGCGAAAAGTAAGGGAAGCACTGATAAATTCAGCACCGCCATCTTGACGCATCTTTTTTGCCCGCACAACGCCTGCAAATCCTCCACAGAGCCCCACTCTGCGTCCGGTTTGCCTCCTAGTTCGGACGAAAAAATCTGCGCCAATCTGACGGACTTCATTTTATCAGTGATTCCCAAGCAGACGGTCAGAGACGAAAAAGAGACTGTTGTACGAAGACGAACGTGTCGTCGTACAACAGTCTCTTTGCTTTGAGAGCAATACGATTTTACACCGCAGCGAGTGCTTCCTCAAGATCTCCGAGCAGGTCGTCGATGTGCTCGATGCCGATGGAGAGGCGCACCGTGCCCTCGCCGATGCCGGAGGCGGCGAGTTCCTCCGCGCTCATCTGGGAGTGCGTGGTCGTCGCAGGATGGATGACGAGGGACTTCACGTCCGCGACGTTCGCGAGGATGGAGAACAGCTTCAGATGGTCGATAAAGCGGTATGCCGCCTCGCGTCCGCCCGCGATGTCGAACGTGAAGATGGAGATGCCGCCGTGCGGGAAGTACCGCTTGTAGATTTCATGGTCAGGGTGGTTTGGCAGGGAGGGATGATTGACCTTCGCCACCTTCGGGTGCTTCGCGAGGAAGTCGACAACCTTCAGCGCGTTCGCGACATGACGCTCGACACGCAGGGACAGCGTCTCGAGTCCGTGGATAAAGTAGAACGCGTTGAACGGCGAGATTGCCGCGCCCGTGTCGCGCAGGATGAGCGCGCGGATGTAGACGATGAAGGCGACGGAGCCGAGCGCATCGGCAAAGCTGAGTCCGTGGTAGCTCGCGTTCGGCTCGGTGAGGTGGGGGAAGCGTCCCGATGCCTTCCAGTCGAACTCGCCGCCGTCGACGATGACGCCGCCGAGGCTCGCGCCGTGTCCGCCGATGAACTTCGTCGCCGAGTGCACAACGATGTCCGCGCCGTGCTCAATCGGGCGCAGGAGGTACGGCGTTGCAAAGGTGTTGTCGATGACGACGGGCACGCCCTGCGCGTGCGCAACCGCTGCAATCGCCTCGATGTCCACGAGGTCGGCGTTCGGGTTGCCGACCGTCTCGATGAAGACGCACTTCGTATTCGGGCGGATCGCGTCCGCAAAGCCCTGTGCGCCCGCCTTCGGGTCAACGAAGGTCACGTCGATGCCCCAGTCCTTGACCGTGTGGGCGAGGAAATTGTACGAGCCGCCGTAGATCGTCTGCTGCGAGACGATGTGGTCGCCCTGATGCGCGAGCGCCTGGATCGTCGCCGTGATCGCCGCCGCGCCCGAGGCAAAGGCGAGTGCCGCCGCGCCGCCCTCGAGTGCCGCAATGCGCTTCTCGAAGACATCCTGCGTCGGGTTCATGAGGCGTCCATAGATGTTGCCGGGGTCGCGCAGGGCAAAGCGGTCTGCCGCGTGCTGCGCGTCGCGGAACACGTAGGAGGTTGTCTGATAGATGGGCACGGCGCGCGCATCCGTCACGGGGTCGGGCTGCTCCTGCCCGACACGCACCTGCAAGGTCTCGAAGCGGTAGTTCTTCTCGCTCATATCTGTTCCTCTTTTCTTAAATAGCATACTTAACCGATATGTAATATTATACATGAGGAGTTGGATTTGTCAAGGGGGGATGGAGGCGTGCGAAAAATATTCTATGGGACAAAATTTAAATTTTGCAGATATTTAATAATTACTATTGACAAGAAAAAACTTCTAGGATATAATAGCACATGTAATGAGATATGAAACAGATACAGTGTTATCTGCAACAGATGAATATGAAAGGGGATTTTCCACTATGTCACACGCAAATGATACAAACCTCAACAATGCACTCAACACCTACATCGCCAACATCGGCGTTGGCTACATTAAGCTCCACAACCTCCACTGGAATGTCGTCGGCACGCAGTTCAAGGCTGTCCACGAGTACCTTGAGTCACTCTATGACGCATTCGCGGACGTGCTCGACGAGACCGCAGAGCTGCTCAAGATCGCGGGCGCACAGCCGGTCGCGAGCCTGAAGGGCTACCTCGCAATCGCAACGATCAAGGAGCTCGGCGACGAGGCTGTCGATCAGAAGAAGGCGCTCGAGATCACGCTTGCTGACCTCGAACTCCTCCGCGATCAGGCACTCGAGATCCGCAAAGCTGCGGATGCACACGACTGCTTCGGCGTCGCGAACCTCATGGAAGACCACATCACCAACTATGCAAAGCAGATCTGGTTCCTCCGCTCCATGCTTGCTTAAACCTATCCTCCATTCCTATACATGGGACTGCTGCATGATCTGCTCGTGCAGCAGTCCTTTTTATCGTGAAAATGCATTCCTGCGCGTCGCTCCAAAAAGTCCTTGCCAATGCAGCGTGCCTGTGCTATAATGCGTCATGTCGCATAAGCGCATGGAGAGGTGTCCGAGTGGTCGAAGGTGCTTGACTCGAAATCAAGTGTGGTGATGAGCCACCGTGGGTTCGAATCCCACCCTCTCTGCCATTGAAAAATAAGGCTTCGTGGAGATTTCCACGAAGCCTTTTCTGTCTCTATTTTTGGGTGAAAAACACGATTTTGGGCACATTTTGGGCACACGAGATTTTGAACATGGATTTTTGGGTAAGAGAAATAGGTGATTATGACATAAAAAACGAGGATGCCGTGCAGCATCCTCGCATTCATTTGGGCATCACTTTTGAGGTCTTAGTGGGAGATGTATAATCTCCTCCTCAGCGGACGAAATAGCTAGCTTTGTCCCTTGTCCTGTGTCATTTTTGCAGAATATCCATGTCTATGGGGCTATCCATACCATGTTATTTGCATGGACAGGGCGGACAAGGGGACAAGCCTCTAGCGGACGGTGCATCACTTTTTGAAGAAGTATA
This window encodes:
- a CDS encoding AI-2E family transporter, with the protein product MNLANYRTSIILAVSFTILLSMFWFYQDFAFIIFLSLLLQLLLEPAVDFMAARRMPRAVASAIAIIAFILVLAALASIISRSVLPSFQRFVAELPTIGQSLQQLPFLSDTDFIQDEFVNILDRLRSVGAELLRASLSFLLTAFGKVIDFVIIIFVSFYLLKDGLTIKLWLADLFPDTARRRVLRLFDTLLTALRAYICSQLVLCAITGVVVLAYFKLMGLPYASVFALLSGVGEFIPVLGPTVASTLGVLMTAASARELIAQTALFYVALTQVNHNIVYPALVGKSLHLHPVAVILGVVFGGELLGAAGMFLAVPIIVIVKIVITDIYRDRREIQKAEEGEQ
- a CDS encoding serine/threonine protein kinase — its product is MEQTIVGKPHTYVIRNPLTETNCSRTYLAKDEDTKRKVFIKAIDVPQECRERRAVLEDAVREAQAMIQVGAETHRVPTVYEYFHDEAQKMFYIVMQNIPGKTLGERMTELDEGAFLRVMKDIASVLVRMHNPKGPHYYHRDLKPDNIIVGKYGDGYLVDFGSSVSYTLKDQEGTPGYRAPEMTRRLAMESRSGADIFSMGVILYEYYTQVRPAMGRNREYMANRDGSAWEWFKEPAALQPRLPAPVNALIVKCMRLNPKERGDAKDLERALDALLRRARNGGRGHGRVQ
- a CDS encoding DEAD/DEAH box helicase encodes the protein MSAAEDEDAEESYTPHQSLEKMLSLAERYSYYEHEIAERAWQKPENMLDYTRIEPLAYDRRDRTAYSFFFPARQDFEERSFASRQQVEVYDDNVAEQPSHTAEVITLVKGGEENRIDLLFKEQVGIDDFSPTGGNIRLCSSTVVRDVQQDAVRKLRSGGADCPARYMDAVFGTHQLLGFDAPDLRALEAELQSRGLRPAQIQAVMDGIRSRDIYLVMGPPGTGKTTVITEWVKHFVRAKKCVLISSQNNKAVDNVLVKLKKEQDINMIRIGSEEKVEQAVHPYLFEHKVEETRRRIEEQSAENIARLRPIEEQWRELQGRLDALSVDVKSMDVLLQKVWRELLPPLRASGEQMANAYAAHRAAAADAAEKRADVRRRYERITGYATEGLAGLWGRLRRMIDQYPMRRAVRAYDLARAEELASCSAYNAARRSYEQQYRQVYENEFIDLVLRKRYCQPIFDGLRAEVEEARPGSDIPWTFFVMDYPQEMTREGVESYAAFVTGELHRLSTLLAHLEEWRRKNATDQDYSLGNMILSSVDLVGATCIGVNSQRRFADLRFDVTIIDEAGQIQIHNALVPMSVSNKLIMVGDHQQIPPIASEELVELCRANDVDTELLGKSLFEKMYEDEELPAANKMMLDTQFRMPPEIAAIISRAFYGGNYISLPDFKSDVTSLFPALSAARLVVISTSDVRERFEQNMGNAGTRNDLEAQITARILRGLLRYTDCTAEHIGVISAYKAQVVAIRALLDGVLTPKEREDSVATLDSFQGQERDIILYSFTRSARKPPGAPRIGFMSELRRLNVAVTRCKKMLILIGDMDFLQTCEYVHRDEEGQEVPGRSEAKFAAFIRALMDGVRTESPPGECMTYAEFRRRMEAVEHGR
- a CDS encoding O-acetylhomoserine aminocarboxypropyltransferase/cysteine synthase family protein, giving the protein MSEKNYRFETLQVRVGQEQPDPVTDARAVPIYQTTSYVFRDAQHAADRFALRDPGNIYGRLMNPTQDVFEKRIAALEGGAAALAFASGAAAITATIQALAHQGDHIVSQQTIYGGSYNFLAHTVKDWGIDVTFVDPKAGAQGFADAIRPNTKCVFIETVGNPNADLVDIEAIAAVAHAQGVPVVIDNTFATPYLLRPIEHGADIVVHSATKFIGGHGASLGGVIVDGGEFDWKASGRFPHLTEPNASYHGLSFADALGSVAFIVYIRALILRDTGAAISPFNAFYFIHGLETLSLRVERHVANALKVVDFLAKHPKVAKVNHPSLPNHPDHEIYKRYFPHGGISIFTFDIAGGREAAYRFIDHLKLFSILANVADVKSLVIHPATTTHSQMSAEELAASGIGEGTVRLSIGIEHIDDLLGDLEEALAAV
- a CDS encoding Dps family protein, which translates into the protein MSHANDTNLNNALNTYIANIGVGYIKLHNLHWNVVGTQFKAVHEYLESLYDAFADVLDETAELLKIAGAQPVASLKGYLAIATIKELGDEAVDQKKALEITLADLELLRDQALEIRKAADAHDCFGVANLMEDHITNYAKQIWFLRSMLA